The genomic stretch TGCCGTAGATGAGGTAGTAGGGGCCGGCCGTGAGGAGTTCCCAGAGGGCGACGAAGATCATGTAGAGGCCGACGACGAGCGCCATAGATTTTCCGCGTGAGTCGACGCCGGCGGAGACGCCGACGGCGAGGCCGGCGAACGAGAGACCGAAGAGCAGCGTGAGGGCGGCGAACGCGAGGATGCTCGTAAGCGGGACCGAGCCGAAAAGGACTGCCCCGAGAACGAGCGCGACGAGGAACGCGAGGACGATGGCCGCCCCGACGACGGCCATTCGGCCGAGGACCTTCCCGAAGACGATGTCGGTGCGATTGGGCGGGAGTCCGAGTAGGAGCTTCATGCTCCCGGAGCGTCGCTCGCCGACGACGGCCATGTAGCCCGTGATCAACGCGGCGATCGGAATGATCGTCTGTAACGGGAGGCCCAAAAACCCGAGCATCTCGTCCGCGCTGACGTCGCCTCCGGTGTACCAGACCGCCGTGTACCCGACGACGACGATTCCGACGAGCAACGTTACAAGCACCCAGAGGAGCTTCGATCGCCCGGCGTCCTCGAACTCTTTGCGGGCGACGGTGGTGATGTGGGAACTCATCTCGCCACCTCGGATTCGGTCGCGACGGCACTTGCCGGTGATTCAGACGCGTCTCCGGCTTCGTCGCCGTTCGTCAACGCGGTGAATAGCGTCTCGAGCGAGACGTCCTCGATCTGTACGTCGCGTATCGTCGCGCCCGCGGCGTCGAGTTCCGTGATGACGGTCGCTTTCGCCGTCGGGTCGGTGATGGTACACTCGAGGCTGTGTTCGGTTGCACTGACCTCGCTAATCCCGGAAACCGAACAAGCGACGTCGGAGAGGTCGTCGACAGGGTCGGAAAGCGTCAGTTCCATCGTCGCGCCGCCGCCGATGGATTCGCGAAGACCGTCGATCGTGTCGACGGCGACCAGTCGCCCCTCGTTCAAGACGCCGATTCGATCGCAGACCGCCTCGACGTGTTCGAGAATGTGACTCGAGAAGAAGACGGTCGTTCCGCGTTCGGCTTCCGAACGGACGAGAGCTTGCATCTCGCGGATCCCGTGTGGGTCGAGCCCGGACGTGGGTTCGTCCATGATCAACAAATCGGGATCGCCGACGAGGGCCATGCCCGTCGCGAGCCGTTGACGCATTCCCTTGGAGTAGCCACCAGCCGGTCTACTCGCGTCGTCGCCAGACAACCCGACGCGCTCGAGGATCCTGTCGGGGTCGTCGTCGGCGGCTTTGGTTTCGATCGCGAACTCGAGGTGACGACGACCCGAGAGGCGCGGATAGATGTCGAATCCTTCCGGAAGGACCCCGACGCGGGGACTGATCGCGTCGGCTTCCGCTTGTGTGTCGTAGCCCAGTACCGTCGCCGTCCCCGCCGTCGGTCGAGCGAAATCGAGCAACATATTGATGGTCGTGGATTTACCGGCCCCGTTTGGCCCCAAAAACCCGAAGACCTCTCCGTACTCGACGCTCAAATCGAGGGTGTCGACGGCGGTTAACTCACCGTACGTTTTCGTGAGTCCCGACGTTTTAATCACAGGCATCGTATCTGTCCGTTCACATGTATTGCATATAATTAGTCGGGTGCTCCGTTCGGACATCGAGAACCGTTGCATGTCGGAATCCAAAACTCATCCTGCGCTATTTTTCGGAACAGATTCAATGTAGCCAAACTATTTTGGAAATACTGATATGGTCCTTGCGCTGAACAGTCTAATTGGCAGGGCACGAACAGTGGTTGGTTAGCCGTCCCTGCTGAGGCACCCACCCACCAGTCCGTTCACATCTTCG from Natronorubrum sediminis encodes the following:
- a CDS encoding ABC transporter permease subunit; amino-acid sequence: MSSHITTVARKEFEDAGRSKLLWVLVTLLVGIVVVGYTAVWYTGGDVSADEMLGFLGLPLQTIIPIAALITGYMAVVGERRSGSMKLLLGLPPNRTDIVFGKVLGRMAVVGAAIVLAFLVALVLGAVLFGSVPLTSILAFAALTLLFGLSFAGLAVGVSAGVDSRGKSMALVVGLYMIFVALWELLTAGPYYLIYGNGPPVEAQTWYLLLEQFNPITSYTTMASNVVDGEVVPFAFQYGLEDWEAGQMTPAERYGDGAPFYLDDWFGIVVLMFWLVVPIAIGYYRFKRADL
- a CDS encoding ABC transporter ATP-binding protein produces the protein MPVIKTSGLTKTYGELTAVDTLDLSVEYGEVFGFLGPNGAGKSTTINMLLDFARPTAGTATVLGYDTQAEADAISPRVGVLPEGFDIYPRLSGRRHLEFAIETKAADDDPDRILERVGLSGDDASRPAGGYSKGMRQRLATGMALVGDPDLLIMDEPTSGLDPHGIREMQALVRSEAERGTTVFFSSHILEHVEAVCDRIGVLNEGRLVAVDTIDGLRESIGGGATMELTLSDPVDDLSDVACSVSGISEVSATEHSLECTITDPTAKATVITELDAAGATIRDVQIEDVSLETLFTALTNGDEAGDASESPASAVATESEVAR